In the genome of Nonlabens sp. MB-3u-79, one region contains:
- a CDS encoding UDP-2,3-diacylglucosamine diphosphatase has translation MQIPEGKKIYFSSDNHLGAPTQELSKPRERKFLAWLDQVKEDAAAIFLLGDLFDFWFEYKTVVPKNQVRVLGKLAEIVDSGIPVYFFVGNHDLWMFGYFEEELGIPVYHTPQTFEFNTKKFFIGHGDGLGPGDKGYKRMKKVFTSPFFQWCFQWIHPDIGVRIARHLSVKNKLISGEEDAQFLGEENEWLAQYAKRKLEKEHFDYFVFGHRHLPMEIKVGETSTYINLGDWISQYRYGVFDGKDFHLIQF, from the coding sequence ATGCAAATTCCCGAAGGAAAAAAAATATACTTCTCTAGCGATAACCACTTAGGCGCGCCAACTCAAGAATTGAGCAAACCTCGTGAAAGAAAATTTTTAGCTTGGTTGGACCAAGTTAAAGAAGATGCTGCTGCTATCTTTTTATTAGGTGATTTGTTTGATTTTTGGTTTGAGTATAAGACGGTAGTTCCTAAAAATCAAGTGCGCGTTTTAGGCAAACTGGCTGAAATCGTTGACAGTGGTATTCCAGTATATTTTTTTGTCGGTAATCATGACTTATGGATGTTTGGTTATTTTGAAGAAGAGTTAGGAATTCCTGTTTATCATACACCTCAAACATTTGAATTTAATACCAAGAAGTTCTTTATAGGCCATGGCGACGGATTAGGCCCTGGTGATAAAGGTTACAAACGTATGAAGAAAGTGTTTACCAGCCCTTTTTTCCAATGGTGTTTCCAATGGATACATCCTGATATTGGGGTACGTATTGCACGACATCTATCCGTAAAAAATAAACTCATCTCAGGTGAAGAGGATGCTCAATTTCTAGGTGAGGAAAATGAATGGCTTGCTCAGTACGCGAAGCGTAAACTAGAAAAAGAGCATTTTGATTATTTTGTGTTTGGCCATAGACACTTACCTATGGAAATAAAAGTAGGGGAAACATCTACCTATATCAATCTAGGAGACTGGATTTCTCAATACCGCTATGGCGTATTTGACGGTAAGGATTTTCATCTTATTCAGTTTTAA
- a CDS encoding PAS domain S-box protein: MVSDFSERIVDQIKSITQAPIAIALLDNNLRYIAHSSKWSDDFNLAYTNIKEMYHYGPFPALSNEWKKVQQRVLKGSEEYYDEELLITTDGKQRWIKWNMKPWRNYHNNISGVIMVTEDVTEAVQLKRRNQYKGDLLFKECLREHIGTWEYDHIRGELHWSDATRAIHKTPMGFIPKADEALKFYKSGESREKITEAFFQAITKGTSYDLELELTTAKGTPIWVRVVGISEFINGICLRQYGTLEDITYRINKE; the protein is encoded by the coding sequence ATGGTTAGTGATTTTTCTGAACGAATTGTTGATCAAATAAAGTCCATAACTCAAGCACCTATAGCCATAGCATTATTAGATAATAATCTAAGATACATAGCACATTCTTCAAAGTGGTCCGACGACTTTAATTTAGCTTATACTAATATAAAAGAGATGTACCATTACGGTCCTTTTCCTGCACTAAGTAATGAATGGAAAAAAGTGCAACAGCGCGTACTTAAAGGCTCCGAAGAGTACTATGATGAAGAGCTGTTAATAACAACAGACGGCAAGCAGCGGTGGATAAAATGGAATATGAAGCCTTGGCGCAATTATCACAATAATATCTCTGGGGTGATCATGGTAACTGAAGATGTAACCGAAGCAGTCCAACTAAAGAGAAGAAATCAGTATAAAGGTGACTTGCTTTTTAAGGAATGCTTACGGGAACATATAGGCACATGGGAATACGATCATATAAGAGGCGAGTTGCATTGGTCAGATGCGACAAGAGCCATACACAAGACACCTATGGGTTTTATTCCAAAAGCAGACGAAGCACTCAAATTTTATAAATCTGGGGAATCTCGTGAGAAAATTACAGAAGCTTTTTTCCAAGCAATTACTAAGGGGACTTCTTACGATCTTGAATTGGAGTTAACAACTGCAAAAGGAACTCCTATTTGGGTTAGAGTTGTAGGGATAAGTGAATTTATCAACGGTATATGTTTACGTCAGTATGGAACATTAGAAGATATTACTTATAGAATAAATAAGGAATAA